A stretch of the Vitis vinifera cultivar Pinot Noir 40024 chromosome 16, ASM3070453v1 genome encodes the following:
- the LOC100243443 gene encoding heat stress transcription factor B-2a: MSRPPVEQSGGESQKSLPTPFLTKTYQLVEDRTVDDVISWNEDGSAFVVWNTAVLARDLLPKYFKHNNFSSFVRQLNTYGFRKVVPDRWEFSNDCFRRGEKRLLCDIQRRRISSTAPISPVSSSNCADERLISSNSPPATTTTPHATSNTAGLIDENERLRKENVELNRELNRMKTLCNNIFALISSNYTNNIFGNVSQTDKPLNRFPEKQFSSEMMIEEEMTPRLFGVAIGAKRAREGEGGFGGRPGSGTGTPTALVGGEI; this comes from the exons ATGTCTAGGCCACCGGTGGAGCAGAGCGGCGGCGAGTCACAGAAATCTCTTCCGACGCCGTTTCTGACGAAAACCTATCAGCTGGTTGAGGATCGGACAGTGGACGATGTGATTTCGTGGAATGAAGACGGATCTGCTTTCGTCGTGTGGAACACTGCCGTGTTGGCCAGAGATTTGCTTCCTAAGTACTTCAAGCACAACAATTTCTCCAGCTTCGTTCGACAACTTAACACCTAC GGATTTCGAAAGGTCGTACCTGATCGATGGGAATTCTCCAACGACTGCTTTCGCCGAGGCGAAAAACGCCTTTTATGCGACATACAACGGCGGAGAATCTCTTCGACGGCCCCGATCTCGCCGGTATCGTCGTCAAATTGTGCTGACGAACGATTGATCTCGTCGAACTCGCCCCCGGCGACCACGACCACACCACATGCCACCAGTAATACTGCCGGACTGATAGATGAAAATGAAAGATTAAGGAAAGAGAACGTGGAGCTTAATCGAGAACTTAACCGGATGAAGACTCTTTGCAACAACATCTTCGCTCTGATATCGTCAAACTATACTAACAATATTTTCGGAAATGTTTCGCAAACGGACAAACCTCTGAATCGGTTCCCGGAGAAGCAGTTCTCCAGCGAGATGATGATAGAGGAAGAAATGACTCCTCGATTGTTCGGTGTTGCCATTGGGGCGAAGCGTGCGAGGGAAGGAGAGGGTGGGTTTGGTGGCAGACCCGGATCCGGTACAGGAACTCCAACGGCCTTGGTCGGAGGTGAAATCTGA
- the LOC100248574 gene encoding uncharacterized protein LOC100248574, with translation MATSYKNLILYTSLCLTLTLILKLLKIPIFFLHGLFTYIHPDAVDNSKGIKAAIRRPDSDSSSFELKKRGKSKEKYEFDENNAQIFRLKLDEGHLETRIYFKEYCDAFRLSLVGVLCLLLKIFLSVSKDSGVLGNEVLVPVLLGVVGVGKVFVILAKVSFEKSASKRSEKQLSVGMGFLGFLLGFIICCELAPSVFDVKFGSIDGFGRISVALLMGCFSGFLFMPATKCARAFWIGTDQLRWNLSIISCGWIARVILYVNYLLIVFTALLWIKPMTAVLVNVNNSDTKEAIGNADKLVENLGISQSDFEKLRVWCLLLSGILQVVALRPNLQMYLNEAVLSWYQRLHSSKVPDLDFSRAKVFLHNHYFCLVVLQFFAPPALVLLFLGLSQVESNLFENFQFISSLLPCSASFKEVALLLAWWVVFVWAIFTSASLLLYRRGILYVS, from the coding sequence ATGGCAACTTCTTACAAAAATCTGATCTTATACACATCACTCTGTCTAACACTCACCCTCATTCTCAAATTGCTCAAAATCCCAatcttttttcttcatgggcTCTTCACTTATATTCACCCGGATGCTGTTGACAACTCCAAGGGTATCAAAGCAGCTATTCGAAGACCCGATTCGGATTCTTCAAGTTTTGAGCTCAAAAAGAGGGGCAAATCCAAAGAGAAGTACGAATTCGATGAAAACAATGCTCAGATCTTCAGGTTGAAGCTGGACGAGGGTCATCTCGAAACGCGAATCTATTTCAAAGAGTATTGTGATGCTTTTAGGCTCTCTCTTGTTGGGGTTTTGTGTTTATTgcttaagatttttttaagtgtttcgAAGGATTCTGGGGTTTTGGGAAATGAGGTTTTGGTTCCGGTGCTTTTGGGGGTTGTGGGTGTGGGTAAAGTGTTTGTGATTCTCGCAAAGGTATCGTTCGAGAAATCGGCGTCGAAGAGGTCTGAGAAGCAATTGAGTGTTGGTATGGGGTTTTTGGGGTTTTTGTTAGGGTTTATTATTTGTTGTGAATTGGCTCCCTCAGTTTTTGATGTTAAATTTGGATCAATTGATGGGTTTGGGAGGATTTCTGTTGCTCTTTTGATGGGCTGCTTTTCGGGTTTCTTGTTTATGCCTGCAACCAAGTGTGCTCGGGCATTTTGGATTGGAACTGATCAGCTTCGATGGAATTTGTCAATAATTTCATGTGGCTGGATTGCTAGAGTGATCCTTTATGTTAATTATCTGTTAATTGTGTTCACAGCATTGCTCTGGATTAAACCAATGACAGCAGTCCTTGTCAATGTAAACAATAGTGATACTAAAGAAGCAATCGGGAATGCTGACAAATTGGTTGAGAATTTGGGTATATCCCAATCAGATTTTGAGAAGCTTAGAGTTTGGTGTTTGTTGCTTTCGGGGATTTTGCAAGTTGTGGCTTTGCGCCCGAACTTGCAAATGTATTTGAATGAAGCAGTGTTGTCGTGGTACCAGCGATTGCACTCTAGCAAGGTTCCGGACTTGGATTTTAGCAGGGCAAAGGTGTTTCTGCACAATCACTACTTTTGCCTTGTAGTTTTGCAGTTTTTTGCACCGCCAGCACTGGTACTTCTCTTTCTTGGCTTGTCTCAGGTTGAGAGtaacttatttgaaaatttccaGTTCATAAGTAGTTTACTGCCTTGCTCTGCTTCTTTTAAAGAGGTTGCTTTGTTATTGGCTTGGTGGGTTGTCTTTGTTTGGGCGATTTTTACTTCAGCAAGCCTTTTGTTGTATCGGCGTGGCATTTTGTATGTTTCATGA
- the LOC100241934 gene encoding uncharacterized protein LOC100241934: MDSNRSINPSGYWTNEKHVQFLNSMEASFVRAMFESNGHPLPRLDRYLPDTSDSTLDLKTHPTRRFSTPVGSRARSYRGADKKAGRPLSSQPYNSSQDQVVPQLESRAGDKA; this comes from the exons ATGGATTCGAACAGATCGATAAATCCAAGTGGGTATTGGACAAACGAAAAGCACGTCCAATTCCTCAACTCCATGGAAGCTTCCTTCGTTCGGGCAATGTTCGAGAGCAACGGTCATCCTCTTCCTCGTCTCGACCGTTACCTACCAGACACGTCTGACTCCACTCTAGATTTGAAAACTCACCCCACGAGAAGATTTTCCACTCCAG TAGGTTCAAGAGCCAGGAGTTACCGTGGAGCTGACAAGAAAGCTGGCAGACCACTGTCATCTCAACCGTACAATTCTTCACAGGATCAG GTGGTCCCACAGCTTGAAAGCAGAGCAGGTGATAAGGCTTGA